The genomic stretch ATAGGGTCCATATCATCAGTACCCTCTTCTGTTTCTTGAATTTACTCTGCAACCAATTCATTCACTTTATCCTAAAAACAGGGCATACAAGCTTTAGCTTtcaatatttgttttaataaacTCATATCATATGACTAAAGATTAGAGTTTTGTAAATACATTCAATTCAGCAGTGGCATCGTTGACCCAATGACTATTTTTCATGTGAGTTTTCTCCCAAAGTTTCTGAAAGTTTGGCTCTTTTTCGGTGATTGCATCTCTCTAACAAATTAAATCAAATTATGTTATTGAAGAAAGAATTACTAAATTCATTAAATAAGACATATCTCACctcttcaaaagagattgccccgAAGGATTTTCTACCGCAAATATGATTGATTCCTTGTTTtgctttatttattttgtttctagCACTCATTCTCTGCATTGAATATGAATTAATGATATATCCTATAATTCAAGTATAAAAAGTAAAATAAGAAATAAACAAGACTTTGGATCTGGTGATGAGAATTTAAGTTCCATTTCATAGGTTGCTTTCTTAGTTTTTTGTAACTTCCCTAGTTGACGTAGACATTTTTCAGAATTCTTTTAGCTAAATAATAGCTATTGTGCATATTTCATTTAATTACCTTGAAAGGATCAGAGTCGAAATAGTCCACCAAGAACTTCCATTCAACTTCAGTGACATCTTCTGGTATGTTTTGCAATCGTTCCTTCTTTGTAGCAAATTTCTTGAAATGATCATGGAGCCTACTACGACAATATCGATACAAATTATTAGTTGTATGAAGGATAGTATCCCTAGTCTGGAATTTCAAAGGCGTCCTGCACTCAAATCAAAAAATTAGAAGTGATAGCTTTGTCACCTAAGACTCTACTAGCAACCAAATAGATTTGTATGTGGAACCTATaataaaggatttcaaagctGGAACCATTAGATTAAAATATGCCTACTGTTCTTTATACATACTACTAGTATAATGGGCAAATGTTACTAAATATGTCATTTGGTTGAATACTACTCATTCAAGAATAAAAAACTATGAACTTAAGATATACAAAGAGAATTACCAGCATATGAGCAACAATCCTTTCTTTTGCTAGATCAGAAACTTTCTTCCAAGTTTTGACATCATGCTTAGCATTTTGGTCAACTGTAACTGAAAGCTCGACAACAAAATTATTAGCTCCAGGACCAACTGCTATTGTTCGATCGGGTGGGATAATCACCTCCACCTTTCCATTGAGATTATTTTTGCGTTTCGTTTGGATTAAAAACCCTCTAGTCTTCCCCCTTCCTTTTCTCATTTGTCCTTCAACAATACACAAGgatattaaaataaaagactccagAAAACTTCAACATCAATTCATCACTGAGAAAAATACTCTACAGAAAAGAAATAGATGTATCGACCTTAGGCATGGTATTTTTCATATGAAGTCCTTAcaaacttcaacttccaaaataATTACAATTTACAAATAATATAAAGATGTGATCTCTAATCCACAAATAGATGGAGAACAATTTCTTTTCCTCTACAAAATGAATGTCTATACAATAAATAGCAACTAACAACCTATTGTATCTTCTACTTGAAATGCATGAGAAAATTTAAAAGATTAGTAGTTCAAAAAAGCTTATGATTTAAAGTATATATTATTATCATACTTCACTCAAAGTGACTAAAAACAAATCAATTACtcaaataattaaatcctacTCTTTATAAGAATTTATTACCAAATTTGAAGGCATAAAAAGTCTGTTTCTACTAAGTCATACAAGCATGATATTTCTCAAAGTTACTTtttactaaatgaatcaactcaCGTGGTTGTGGGTTTGAAATTACTCCTGCAGATTCAACACTAGCAGAAACATGCGCATTTGTCTTCATGATAGTCTGCAAGACATAATAAAAAGAATTATACTGGAACTAGTTGAAAGTAAAAGTGAAGGCAGAACATTGCACATATTGTCAATCAGAAAATAATTTATCCAAAAACATAACTATAGATTAAGGTGTATGCCAAACAGACTATTtaagtaaaaataaaacaaatatagTGACTAAATAACGATTGTTAGTTATAAAATCATGTATTCAGATATatttttgactcattatttggcATGGAATGAAGCTAAACATTCTAAATATTAAATGAAGTTAAATAGTAACAAAcataataaagaaataaaaagagaagcGGAAAGGAAAAATTAACCATTTGGGCAAGGTGGTGAAAAATCACATTCATCCTCACAGCCAATTACCATCCTTATTTTCATCATGTTCATCCTCAGATAAATATTCTTCATCAGTTGAGTCATCACTATCTTCATGATCTGATTCATCTACAACTTCTAAGTCTATTACTTCCTCATTATTGAGAGAAGGTGCTTCAACACTCAATCCATCAATATCTTCTCTTTGTATTCTAATTATATCAGTGTCTGATTCTACTTGAAGATTTTGCTCTTCCCTTTCAACCAGGTCAGTTAATTGATAAGGTTCTCTTTCATCATCTTATTCGGGTAGATCATACAAGTTTCATGGTCTTACCCTTACCACTGCATTCCAATTCTCATTTTGATCATGTTTAACATAATACACAGATTGAGTTTGTGATCCTAGAATAAATGGATCGTTTGTGTAATGAAGTCGTGTCACATCCACACATATGAATCCATATTCATCCCTTTGGTAACCTCTACTTTGACTTCGACCATGCGGCGGAACTTCAAACCAGTCACATTGGAATAATATCACTGAATTTTGTCCAAATATTGAATTTCTAATattcttcttatctttccatAATAATCAACATTTTCTGTATATTCATCACTCTTTACAACTATACCACTATTTTGAGTTTTTAAAAATTTCTCAGATGTCATTGTTCGAAACCTAAAACCATTCAAAACATATCCATTATGGCATTCAACTCGTAAATCTGGACCTCTTGCCAAAGCTAGCAATTGATCAGTAATTTGACTGTCACCGTTATCTTTTAATTGTAGCACCTATTAATTACAAACTCACAAATATTAGTACtacttaaaaataaaatttatgaatTGTcctaaataaatatcaaccaacatTGAATTATATAAGTTACCTTTTTCTGAAACCATAAAGGAAATTCCTCTTTGTGCCTCTTGGCAACATTTCTATTATTCTTCTTTGTTAATATTTCTAAATGTTCCCTATAGATggtgaaaattaaaataaaatgaaaatattACAAGATAGTCATTGAAAGAATTCATAAGAAGAAAAGAATGTAAACTAAGTGAAAAGTTTTTTTACTCGATAAAAGGGCCAATTTCTGCACAATTTTGGAGGTTGTAAAAATGCGCTTGCTTGATTTCAAGATCATTCAATTTTGTCCAATCACCCCCTCCAAATGGCTTACCACGACAGTTGAATATAGATAAGCCATTAGGATCCATGTTGGAAGAATTAGAATTCCTATCCGGGCGATTTTCTTTTGTCTCCATATCAGTCAAATATTTGGAACAGAATGCCATGCATTCCTCTACAAGATAGCCCTCAGCAATTGACCCTTCTGGGCGAGCCATGTTGCGTACATAACCTTTTAATATGCGCAACATTCTGTTAAGTAAAGATATATTAGTTTTGAGCAAATTTcaactaaaagaaaaatttagaGTTGTAAAAGTCTAACCTCTCGATGAAATACATCCATCGAAATTGAACAGGACCACCCTCCTTTGCCTCCTTTGCTAAATGGATTGCCAAATGAATCATGACATCAAAGAAGGATGGTAGGAATATACGTTCTAGTTTGCAAATTGTCATCCATATacttttatctattttatctaACTTATCCATATGCAACTCTTTAGCGCACAAATCGCTAAAGAATAATGACAATTCAATTAACGGATCATATGCATCCTTTGGCAAAATCCCTTTGATGATAAATGGAAAGATACGCTGGAAAAGAACACAGTGACCGTGACTTTTGAGTCCAAAAAGTCTAGCTTCCTTAAGATTGACACAACGACTAATGTTAGAAGCACAAGCATCAGGAAACTTGACATCTTTGATGAGTTGACAGAATTTAATCTTCTCAGTTTTGGACATTGTATAACTAGCAGGAGGAAGTATGTACTTATCCCCACTTTTTATTGGATGAAGAGGCTTTTTGATTCTCATCTCTTGTATGTCCAATCGAGATTTCAATGTGTCCTTTGTTTTTCCGTCAATATCCAACAACGTTCCTATCACGCTTTCACTAATATTTTTTTCTATATGCATTACATCCAAATTATGTCTCAACAATACAGTCTTCCAATATGGGAGTTCAAAGAATATACTTTTCTTCTTCCAGTTGTCACGTCTTTCTGTATctcgttttctttttcttgtgttGTCACTCATGGATCCTTGTAAGGATGTATTTAGTTGTGCAAGCACATCATCTCCACTCAATGCTTGTGGTGCAGGTCTTTCTTCCCTTGTGTTATCAAAAGAACTTTTGGTCCGACGATAAGGATGATTTATTTTCAAGAACCTACGATGACCCATATAGCTATGCTTTCGACCATATTTCAAGTAAATGGAGCAAGTATTTACATGACAATCTGGACAAGCAAATATACCTTTTGTGCTCCAACCGGACAACATGGCATATGATAGAAAGTCATTAATTGTCCAcaacaaagaagcacgtaattgAAAATTTTGTTGCTTAAAAGCATCATAAATCTCAATTCCATCCTCCCATAATTTTTCAAATCATCAACCAAAGGTTGAAGATACAAATATATATCCATACCAGAGCTTTTTGGGCCAGGAGTAAGCAAGGACAATAAAATATTAGGCTGTTTCATACATAGCCATGGGAGAAGATTATATGGAATCAAGAATACTGGCCACATACTATAGGCATTACTCATGGAACCAAAAGGTTGAAACCATCTGAAGCAAGTCCAAGTCTTACATTATGCGGATCTGATGCAAAATCCAAATGCTTCTCATCAAAAGTTTTCCATGTCAGTGAGTCAGCTGGATGCCTTAATACTCCATCATCATCTCGCTTATTTTTATGCCACATCATATCTTCTGTGGTTCGTTTAGTCATAAACAATCATTGTAATCTTGGGATCAAAGGAAAGTATCTAAGAATTTTTCCAAGaattcctttctttctcttattcAATTTACTTGAAGCAACCTCATTGTCATCTTCTCCTTCTTTCTGTACTATCCATCTTTTCTCACCACATTTAGGACATTTCTCAAGATCCACATATTCCTTTCTATATAAGATGCAATTATTAACACAAGCATCTATTTTCACATAATCCAAACCCAAATCTTTAATAATCTTTTGAACTTCATAAATAGAATTAGGGAGCACATGTCCTTTGGGAAAGGTATCACTTAATAGTTTTAACAAAGAGTCTAATGGAGTATTACTCCAACCATGCAAGCATTTCATTTGAAAAAGACGCATTACAAAAGAGATCTTCGAGAACTTTTCACAATCTGGATATAACTTCTGCTCTGCATCCTTTAACAACCGATAAAAACCCTTAGCTTCTGCATTAGGTTCTTCATATCTAGACTCAGCCGACTCATCAGACGGATCATGAGTTATATTATCTATAGGAACACCATGATACATGTCATGCAACATCTCGAAAGTGGCATCATCATCATTTCCAAAATTTGAATTTGCACTAGAATTTATTTCATCATCTGAAGATGACTCTGACTCACATGATAAATCCACCTATTATATGTAGGATCTATACCCCACCTAAGTAAATCTATTTTCACTTCTTCTCGTGTTTTCCTACGCACATGGTTACAGTTAGTGCATGGACATTGAATTCTTAAACCAACATTAGGATTTGAAAATGCAAAGTTTAAAAATTGTTCCACGCCATTCAAGTATTCTCGTAATGCCCTATTCCTAAGAAGTATCCAACTTTTATCCATCATATAATAACctacaaaaatataaaatattaactGTCCCTCAATTTTTTGCTGTTAATTtagcaaaaaaataaataagaaaaggtcAGAGAAAGACTAAATTGAACGAGCAGTGATACAAGCGAAGGAACACACTATAGATAAATAGTAATCAGCAAAACTCACCAGACTTTGTAGACGAGAAATAATGAAGCAAAGAATAGACCATAACCAATTGCTCAGAGCTTTAGAATAATAAAGGAGAAAACCTTGCTAGAATGCTAACTGAAATAGGCTAAGGATtaaggaaaaaataattaaaaggaaGAAACTGGTTTGCCGCTTTTCTTTGGGCGGAAAGTTAAAAAATACTAAGCTAAATCTTAGGCCACTAACCAAACCTGTTGAGAAAATTAAGGTGTGAACAGAACTTGTTGAGACAATTAAGGGTTCTACCAAATATAAATTATTGCTTAGTTATTATATTTTAGAACAACTATGTTTTCAAATAAAATATGGCAGCAACAAAAAACTTACCCAAAGCAACTAAAATAGTGGGCTAAAAATCCGAAAAAAGTGATTAACAAGAGAAAATTTTGGCGCGTTTGATTTTGGCGGAAAACTGGAAAATAATTAGCTAAGTTTTAGGCCACAACCCACCTATTTTGTAGGCAAAAATAAAGTGTATTGCCAACAATACAAATTTACTGTTGCTAGTGTCAAAGCAaaatctcattaatttattttaagCCATATTTACATCTGCAACTAATGAGGAAATCAGAGAACTAAATTTCAGCTGCTATTCCACAAAAATTGATGAAAAACGTACCTTTTTGCGGCGAGCGGGGTCAATGTTTATATCGATGCtccttttctttcaatttttaccAAAATCTTCCTCTAGTTCTCTTCAAAAATTTCAAATTCATGGGTGATGAATTAGCTGGATTCGTCTTTGacaaaaaagaattttgaaagagTAATGGTGTCATTGAATTGAAGAATGTTGGGGAGTAGTCTTTGAAGCAGAGAGCAATTGACATTACAATTACAAAAAGAAACAGAGAGCAATTTGAGAACGGTGTCAAAGATAGGATTCTTGGTAGCTCCGTCAGTGTAGGTGGCCAAAATGAAAGGACAATGCTATTTACACGTAGCAAATTAAAATGTGAAGGAATTGAATAAAGCCAAGTACACAGTACAATTGGCACTGCCTTGGGTACAGCTGTTCAATGCAGTGGTTGGTAACAATGAATCAAATGTTGCTAAAAGTTCTATGATAATAGCAATAATTTTTTAACGTTGTTGTCACTTATTACAATAAGCCAACAACACTGTGATTGTAGCaaaaaattgttgccaatttttttaatttaaaattaattatctaaataatagaatatagcaaCAATATCATAATATTTGCTAACAAGAAaaattttgtggttaaaaatTATATGATTTAGCAACAACTTTATGAGGTTGTTGCTATTTGTTCATTTTTGCAACAATACTATGGTTGTTGCTAAAAAATTGTGGCAAATTCCATACTTTTTTGTAGTGTATATCAGGAACACATAAACAACCCTGGAGTCGTAGAGCACCATCCTCGccgatagaaacctccttggaacCACCTTGTAGTATCGTCTCTCTAAGAACCATCAAATGCAGATCATCAAAACTGTCGAGCCTTGATCTGCTCCAAAAGTGAAGACTGGACACAACGCATacaagaactcggctgggctctgaaatgtccaacctcacaagtctgttagccaaggactgaatgttcgaagctaatggcctctcctctgctaagatgaatgccaagctacccatactctctgcctttctgctcaaggcatccgcTACTACAttcgccttgcccggatgataaagaatggtgatgtcatagtccttcagtaactcaagctaTCTGTGCTgactcaaattgagatccctttgcctggacaaatgttgtaagctgcgatgatcagtgtaaacctaacatgacaccccataaagataatgcctccagatcttaagaACATGAATAATCGCGgctaactctagatcgtgcaaagggtaattcttctcatggatcttcagctaatgtgaaacatatgcaataactcgcccatCTTGCATTAACATATCCCAAACTGATgcgtgaagcatcgcaatacaccatatacatccccgaaccggaaggcaacactagaaccgGTGTTGTATttaaaactgtcttgagcttctgaaagctcgcttcacaatcatcggaccaatggaatggagtacccttctgcatcaatctagtcaaaggagcTGCAATGGATGAGAAGCCTTtcacaaatcggcgataataacctgctaaacccaagaaactcccgATCTCAGTCGCCGAAGTGGgacgaggccaactctgaactgcctcaatcttcttgggatccaccttaatactctcgcctgatacaacatgccccaaaaatgctacagactctagccaaaactcacacttggagaacttagcatataactttcGTTCTTGCAATGTCTGAAGCACCATTCTCAAatgatgctcgtgctcctccatgctacgtgagtagatcaatatgtcatcaatgaagacaatgacaaatgaatcaatataaggctTGATTACCAtattcatcaaatctataaacgtcgttggggcgttagtcaagccgaatgacagcacaagaaactcataatggccatatctagttaGTCTTTGGAATATCCGAGTACTGAATCGTCAACTAATGGTACcccgatctcaagtcgatcttagagaacaccctagcaccctgcaactggtcaaacaaatcatcaatacgtggcaatgggtacttgttcttgatggtaactttgttcaactggcggtaatcaatgcacatccgcatagtctcatctttcttcttcacaaataacactagcgcaccctaaggtgacacgcTTAGCCTAAtgaacccctttgctaacaactcctcaagttgttccttcaactctttcggagccatgcGGTAAGGTGGGATAGATATATGCTGGgtacctagagccaaatcaatatagaaattaatatcacgatctggtggcatgcaTGGGAGATCAAAACGAAACACATCGGAAAATTTCTGGACTACTGGTACTGAATCAATCGCCAGAAATTCCACGGTAGTATCCCAAACATAGGCAAGATAAGctaaacaacccttctcgaccatgtgtTGGGCCTTCGCAAacgagataacccgactagatgtactaacagacgaacccttccactccaatctagtCAACTCTGGCATCACTAATAATAGTTTTTGCATGGCAATCAATGATGACGTAATATGGGGATAgccagtccatgcccatgatgACCTCAAAGTCAGTCATATCAAGCAATAGGAGGTCCGCTCTAGTCTTGTAACCACAGAATGTAACCATACAGAACCGATAGATCCAATCCACAATGACAGAATCACCTACATAAGTGAATACATAAACatgagtacccaaggactcacgaggaatattAGTAAATGGGAAAAcaaagatgacacatatgaataggtgaaccctggatcaaataaaaccaaAGCATCCCTACCACAGACAAAAATAATACTTGTGATCATGGCATCTGAGGCCACTGCATCTGGTCTGGTCGGAAAGGTATAGAACCTGGCTGAAGCTCTGGTTGGCTGGACTCCGCCTGACTGAACAATAGCTGGCTGAACTCCCCCTGCTtggctccacctctaggatggcccctacccGCCTACCCTCCGCCTTTGGGCGGCCGGAcagctggtgctgtaatcatgggCTGGTGTCCCTGCTGCACTGCCTTGCCCCAAAGAGAACCCTAAATAGCTGGTGGGTagtatgaactctctggcatgacACTGAAGTAAGCACTGGAAGAACCCTGCTGACCCGagtacccactagaagaaccctgaatggcTGGTGGGCAGTAAGACCTCTCTGGCATGACGTTGAAATAGGGTCGCGCCGGAGCACCCCAAGGAGGTGGTGGTGTTGGATATGTGGAcctgctaggctgacccctccaGACTAACCTCGACCTCCAGACGTGGAACCTCTCAACTCCCCATAATATCGGACCCTCTTGTCCCtctgcatctgctctctacctcTCAAACGATAACCCTCAATCCTCCAAGCTATCTCCACTACTAGCTAATAAGAAGTCCCCATTACAACCTCTCGGGCCATAGCCTGAATACCTGAGTGCAACCCCCCAACAAACCTCCGCACTCTCTCTGCATCAAtagaagtatcataagtgcatggtgAGACAACTTAGAGAATCTCACCTCATATTCGGTCacagacatctgaccctgctaGAGCTGCTCAAACTGAAACTGCAACTCTTCCCTCTAAGAGGGTAGAATATACCTGTCCAAGAATAGGCTTataaactggtcccaagtcatgggaggagaatCCACTGGCCTACCGAGAAAATAAGACTGTCACCACCTACCGGCCCTGCCCTCCAACTAGAAAGTAGTGAAATCCACTCCATGGAaatccaatatcctcatgttgtgcagtctgtccatGCACCTATCAATTAAGTCCTAGAGATCCTCATGTCGCTCACCTCCAAAGACAGGAGGGTGTAACCTAGTCCATCTGTCTAATAGCTTCTACAGATCGCCGGTCGCGGCTAGTCTAGGCTCAGGTGTAGCTGTTGCAACTGGCTGGGCTCCGCCAACGGATAGTGCACCCGGGGTCTATATACGACAATCACATGCCCTGGAGCCTGGGTAGTAGGTTCTGTGCTCCCCTTCCCACTTGAGGTGTAGctgggtctgctggaaataaacaaGTCAGAGTCATAGTAtccatgaaccgcaacatacGACCCATGACCTCTTGAAAGCCCGATGCTGACATGAAATCTACCGGGTCTGGCTCTGCTGCGAGCACCTCGCCCTTTTTCTCAACGTGGGGATCCTTCATTGATCTGCTGGTGGTGCAACTGTGGAAACTCTGGGGCATTCGCATCCCCTACCTCGGCTGGTACCCTCCCCTGACCTCTAtctcggcctctagcaatagAGGGAGCAACTCCTCCCGAATCCGGAACGTCTGTTGTGCGcgttctcaccatctgtaagagaataagAGAAGAAACTTAGTACATCATCACTACACGATAGGAGATGAACAAAGAGTAGTtttctaacaccctatagcctctcaaagataagtacagatatctccgtactaatccacaagactctattaggtctgcccatgacttgtgagacatACGTGAACCTAGTGTTCttataccatgttgtcatgacccaattccaTTTTAGGCCGTGATGGCCCCCAACAccgttgctaggcaagccaacagtgaacaaTCTAGTAATTTCCCATTTTATAAGTTTTTCAAGTATATAACTTTCCTTAATTTTAAAGATTTGATGAATAAGGGATTTTAAATAATCAAAATGAAAGCAGCTAAATGCAATCATAATCGCAGAAATACaacccaaaatcataagtctactagtgaGTGCCAAGACCCGGAGTCACAAGTGTACGAGCATTCTAGTAGattatacaaaagaatactaatctactgtctgaaatgaaatagatagaaaaatatAACAAAAGGAAGACTTCGGCTGCTGCAATATGTCTCAAAGGGCAACTCACCATATAGTCTCGTACCGGAAGTCAAGCGTGCACCCCGGACTGATAACCAGATGTACCTGCTTCGGATCCTACATAtttaagtgcagaagtgtagcgtaagtacataaataacatgtacccgataagtatccagtctaacctcgaagaagtagtgacgagggatcgactttgacacttactatgggctaacaatgaTATATCAAAATTTATATACTAAGCATGGATTacataaataatattaaaaactCGATAACAGAGAATAGTAAATACTTCTTTCACAAATATTAATTTCCAagttattttcatcatttaaaagTTTGTATCTCAAGGCATTTAAGCAATATCAATAATGAAAAGTTCCAAAGATTTGTCATGCGTAAATTataccgaggtcgtacggcccgatctaaCATAATATTTTAATGGTGCACTTTCGaaggtcgaacgacacgaaccatagatgcatctatctgctaCCGAGGCGTTCAACCCACTCCAAAAATAGAGAATTCTTCAAAGAAACACAAATTTTAAATAACAATCATGTGTCTCATTTACAACTTCAAGTATATGAAATTTAACCTTTTACACTTCTTTTATCAACTTTCAATATGACTTAGGCAATTAAGTTATCAAGTAGGGCAAATAATGTAGGTATAGCATGatatgggtcctaaactaccccgacaatagcataattagtagctacatACGGGCTCTCATCACCTCGTACGCATGTATCGCCCACAAATTTAGAGCGCATATTAATTATAATTCACCTAtgaggttaattccctcttacaaggttagaaaagaaaCTTACTTCATCTCAATGCCTACTTTCCGATCCAAGATTGTGCCCAAACCCTCAATGTGGCGCCAAACGACTCGAAGCTagtcaaatataatataaattaaTTAATACATGCTTAAAAgttgggaaaatgcataagtaacCGGTTGACCTATACACGAATTCCCAACTACAtactttttctttgcgggaatcctattacccccctaaacttattttaaatggaattatttgcaccctaAAACTAGACAATcaaactcttggcaagtggtgagctacacgcgcccccacatgtatttttagtactttttttgttctttcttctttttcttatccttttttcttatttcttattgttctcatttttttttgttttttcattctctttcttttttttggtcaccggcggcatatatatatatatatatatatata from Nicotiana sylvestris chromosome 12, ASM39365v2, whole genome shotgun sequence encodes the following:
- the LOC138884226 gene encoding uncharacterized mitochondrial protein AtMg00860-like gives rise to the protein MVIKPYIDSFVIVFIDDILIYSRSMEEHEHHLRMVLQTLQERKLYAKFSKCEFWLESVAFLGHVVSGESIKVDPKKIEAVQSWPRPTSATEIGSFLGLAGYYRRFVKGFSSIAAPLTRLMQKGTPFHWSDDCEASFQKLKTVLNTTPVLVLPSGSGMYMVYCDASRISLGYVNARWASYCICFTLAEDP
- the LOC104222814 gene encoding uncharacterized protein encodes the protein MLSGWSTKGIFACPDCHVNTCSIYLKYGRKHSYMGHRRFLKINHPYRRTKSSFDNTREERPAPQALSGDDVLAQLNTSLQGSMSDNTRKRKRDTERRDNWKKKSIFFELPYWKTVLLRHNLDVMHIEKNISESVIGTLLDIDGKTKDTLKSRLDIQEMRIKKPLHPIKSGDKYILPPASYTMSKTEKIKFCQLIKDVKFPDACASNISRCVNLKEARLFGLKSHGHCVLFQRIFPFIIKGILPKDAYDPLIELSLFFSDLCAKELHMDKLDKIDKSIWMTICKLERIFLPSFFDVMIHLAIHLAKEAKEGGPVQFRWMYFIERMLRILKGYVRNMARPEGSIAEGYLVEECMAFCSKYLTDMETKENRPDRNSNSSNMDPNGLSIFNCRGKPFGGGDWTKLNDLEIKQAHFYNLQNCAEIGPFIEEHLEILTKKNNRNVAKRHKEEFPLWFQKKVLQLKDNGDSQITDQLLALARGPDLRVECHNGYVLNGFRFRTMTSEKFLKTQNSGIVVKSDEYTENVDYYGKIRRILEIQYLDKIQ